A single window of Luteipulveratus halotolerans DNA harbors:
- a CDS encoding DUF2867 domain-containing protein, whose translation MSTATADVRTGTRLPKAAHREQPWRIHELTPDFELEDVWSLPTPGGPDDFPLLLQMNSGADAYNHPSLVVRTMMNLRWRLGALLGWDGDADGVGQRVPSMRDRLPQDLRDGPRGHESKNGLFQPLYLTDTEFADEYANKTVHLVGHISWVRTPDGGYRGQMAMLVKPNGRFGSLYMKAIKPFRYYLVYPALMRSMAGDWRRLKAEQIGAAA comes from the coding sequence ATGAGCACCGCAACCGCTGACGTACGGACCGGAACCCGACTGCCGAAGGCCGCCCACCGAGAGCAGCCCTGGCGCATCCACGAGCTCACGCCCGACTTCGAGCTGGAAGACGTCTGGTCGCTGCCGACTCCGGGTGGCCCGGACGACTTCCCCCTGCTGCTGCAGATGAACTCCGGCGCTGACGCGTACAACCACCCGAGCCTCGTCGTGCGCACCATGATGAACCTGCGCTGGCGGCTCGGCGCGCTGCTCGGCTGGGACGGCGACGCGGACGGCGTCGGGCAGCGCGTCCCGTCGATGCGCGACCGGCTGCCGCAGGACCTGCGCGACGGCCCGCGCGGTCACGAGAGCAAGAACGGCCTCTTCCAGCCGCTGTACCTCACCGACACCGAGTTCGCCGACGAGTACGCCAACAAGACCGTGCATCTGGTCGGTCACATCAGCTGGGTGCGTACGCCGGACGGCGGCTACCGCGGCCAGATGGCCATGCTCGTCAAGCCCAACGGACGGTTCGGCAGCCTCTACATGAAGGCGATCAAACCGTTCCGGTACTACCTGGTCTACCCGGCGCTGATGCGCAGCATGGCCGGCGACTGGCGCCGCCTGAAGGCCGAGCAGATCGGAGCAGCCGCATGA
- a CDS encoding GMC oxidoreductase, which produces MSTPLSTATSSRTYDHDVVVIGSGFGGAVTALRAVEKGYDVLVYEAGRRFEDDDFAKTSWNLPRYLWAPKLKCFGVQRLHRLPDVMILAGAGVGGGSLNYANTLYVPPTPFFKDAQWSDITDWETELAPHYDTAKRMLGVVEENPCFGPIEQLMKDTADELGVGDSFRKTPVGVYFGEPGTTVDDPYFGGEGPARTGCTECGNCMVGCRVGAKNTLMKNYIALAERKGVEIRARRTVVSVEPLGDKGFRVVTEETGAWVAKRQEVVTAEQVVFAAGTWGTQTLLHKLRDEGVLPDVSDRLGVLTRTNSEAIEGAAAITVPEHMEVDKGVAITTSFHVDETTHIENVRYGKGSNAMGLLQTLLVNGDEPPVKRAVGFGKELLGNFVPNMRALLSPHWSERTVIALVMQTLDNSITVSPKKRFGRRVLTSRQGHGVPSPTYIPAGQRAVRALAKKFGERAETPVIAGGNWAEVFGVPMTAHFLGGAVISESPASGVVDPYQRVWGYPGLHVVDGTAISANLGVNPSLTITAQAERALSMWPAKGQADPRPVQGEPYRRLPSEPARVPGVDLGLPAVRPAS; this is translated from the coding sequence GTGAGCACCCCCCTGAGCACCGCGACGTCGTCGCGCACGTATGACCACGACGTCGTGGTCATCGGCTCCGGCTTCGGCGGGGCGGTCACCGCACTGCGCGCCGTGGAGAAGGGCTACGACGTCCTGGTCTACGAAGCCGGTCGCCGGTTCGAGGACGACGACTTCGCCAAGACCTCCTGGAACCTCCCGCGTTATCTGTGGGCGCCCAAGCTGAAGTGCTTCGGTGTGCAGCGCCTGCACCGGCTGCCCGATGTGATGATCCTCGCCGGCGCGGGCGTCGGTGGTGGTTCACTCAACTACGCCAACACCCTCTACGTGCCGCCGACGCCGTTCTTCAAGGACGCCCAGTGGAGCGACATCACCGACTGGGAGACCGAGCTCGCGCCGCACTACGACACCGCCAAGCGGATGCTCGGCGTGGTCGAGGAGAACCCCTGCTTCGGGCCGATCGAGCAGCTGATGAAGGACACCGCGGACGAGCTCGGCGTCGGTGACTCCTTCCGCAAGACGCCGGTGGGCGTCTACTTCGGTGAGCCCGGTACGACCGTCGACGACCCCTACTTCGGCGGCGAGGGTCCGGCACGCACCGGCTGCACCGAGTGCGGCAACTGCATGGTCGGCTGTCGGGTCGGCGCCAAGAACACCCTGATGAAGAACTACATCGCCCTCGCCGAGCGCAAGGGCGTCGAGATCCGCGCCCGTCGTACGGTCGTGTCCGTCGAACCGTTGGGGGACAAGGGTTTTCGGGTCGTCACCGAAGAGACCGGAGCATGGGTCGCCAAGCGCCAGGAAGTCGTCACGGCCGAGCAGGTCGTGTTCGCGGCGGGCACCTGGGGCACCCAGACGCTGCTGCACAAGCTGCGCGACGAGGGCGTGCTGCCCGACGTCTCCGACCGGCTCGGTGTGCTGACCCGCACCAACTCCGAGGCCATCGAGGGCGCGGCCGCCATCACGGTGCCCGAGCACATGGAGGTCGACAAGGGCGTCGCGATCACGACGTCGTTCCACGTCGACGAGACCACGCACATCGAGAACGTCCGCTACGGCAAGGGCTCCAACGCGATGGGCCTGCTGCAGACGCTGCTCGTCAACGGTGACGAGCCTCCGGTCAAGCGTGCGGTCGGCTTCGGCAAGGAGCTGCTCGGCAACTTCGTCCCCAACATGCGCGCCCTGCTGTCGCCGCACTGGAGCGAGCGCACGGTGATCGCCCTGGTCATGCAGACGCTCGACAACTCGATCACCGTGTCGCCCAAGAAGCGCTTCGGCCGACGGGTCCTCACCAGCCGCCAGGGTCACGGCGTCCCGAGCCCGACCTACATCCCGGCCGGTCAGCGGGCCGTGCGTGCGCTCGCGAAGAAGTTCGGTGAGCGCGCCGAGACCCCGGTGATCGCCGGCGGCAACTGGGCGGAGGTGTTCGGCGTCCCGATGACCGCGCACTTCCTCGGAGGCGCGGTCATCTCCGAGTCGCCGGCGAGCGGTGTGGTCGACCCCTACCAGCGCGTCTGGGGCTACCCCGGCCTGCACGTCGTCGACGGCACCGCCATCTCCGCCAACCTCGGCGTCAACCCGTCCTTGACGATCACCGCGCAGGCGGAGCGGGCGCTGTCGATGTGGCCCGCCAAGGGTCAGGCCGATCCGCGACCCGTGCAGGGTGAGCCCTACCGCCGCCTTCCGAGCGAGCCGGCCCGGGTGCCGGGTGTCGACCTCGGCCTGCCGGCGGTGCGTCCCGCCAGCTGA
- a CDS encoding error-prone DNA polymerase, translating to MGWDNPPIPWSQLEKALSDGVRPASWSAYPADGGDGPGWSRKRMPFRPKQIRDDGRPHVPYAELHAHSHYSFLDGASSPEDLMTEGVRQGLQGMALTDHDGLYGVVRFAEAAEAYNPTDGPPRISTCFGAELSLGLSGPQNGNADPEGSHLVVIARQQEGYRRLARALTEAHLADGAEKGRPVYDLARLSDEAAGQWTVLTGCRKGAVRQALADRGVEAAVREVEQLKDAFGADRVLVELTDHGDPRDSHRNDQLAQVAQLAGVPVVATNTVHYATPDRFPLATAVSAVRARRSLEDLDGWLPASSQAHVRSGAEMARRFARFPGAVELTVDVAQDCGFPLRSASPRLPKVDLPDGRTPMSWLRELVETRGPEFYPRDNTAAWERIERELRVIEEKDFPGYFLIVHDIVTFAREHGILYQGRGSAAASVVCYILGITVIDSIHYGLPFERFLSELREEAPDIDVDFDSGRREEVIQYVYAKYGRRQAAQVANVITYRPKNAVRDMAKALGHSQGQQDAYTKQVERWGADVSSQDHEIPSDVIGLASQVLSFPRHLGIHSGGMVLTERPVGEVCPIEHARMEDRTVLQWDKDDCAWMGLVKFDLLGLGMLQALQHTFDMIAVHLGEKWRIETIPKAEPGVYDMLDRADSIGVFQVESRAQMGTLPRLKPRSFYDLTIEIALIRPGPIQGGAVHPYIRRRTGEEPITYPHPLLEPVLRRTKGVPLFQEQLMQMAVVVGNFSPADADALRRAMGSKRGVEKIDALREKLYAGMASNGIEGRLADEIYHRIEAFANFGFAESHALSFAVLVYASSWLKLHYPAAFLAALLRSQPMGFYSGQTLVGDARRHGVVVRPPDLSLSGVHADLELLTPDTVPEPSGRDDCLLDRVEDDIPPFDPSAPDDTAAHRRDEPYAVRLGLADISRLGERTAERIVAARERDGEFTDLADLARRAELDTEQLEALSMSGALDGLAGSRRNALWQSGEAAAARPGQLDVPVAYQPPLLPLMTPGETLVQDLQSTGISPEDHPMRHCRDLLTARGVLSIEATMSAESGRRFEVGGVVTHRQRPATASGITFVNLEDETGILNVVVSKGVWHRYRRIARTSKAMVIRGIVERSEEGVVNLLADRIEHLPLTVQMRSRDFR from the coding sequence ATGGGGTGGGACAACCCACCGATCCCGTGGTCGCAGCTCGAGAAGGCGCTGTCCGACGGCGTACGACCGGCGAGCTGGTCGGCCTACCCCGCTGACGGCGGCGACGGGCCGGGCTGGTCGCGCAAGCGCATGCCGTTCCGCCCCAAGCAGATTCGCGACGACGGCCGACCACATGTGCCGTACGCCGAGCTGCACGCCCACTCGCACTACAGCTTTCTCGACGGCGCGTCCTCCCCCGAGGACCTCATGACCGAGGGCGTCCGGCAGGGCTTGCAGGGCATGGCGCTCACCGATCACGACGGGCTCTACGGCGTGGTGCGCTTCGCCGAGGCGGCCGAGGCCTACAACCCGACCGACGGCCCGCCGCGGATCAGCACCTGCTTCGGCGCCGAGCTGTCCCTCGGGCTGAGCGGCCCGCAGAACGGCAACGCCGACCCCGAGGGCAGCCACCTCGTCGTGATCGCCCGACAGCAGGAGGGCTACCGCCGCCTCGCGCGTGCGCTCACCGAGGCTCATCTCGCCGACGGCGCCGAGAAGGGCCGCCCGGTCTACGACCTCGCCCGCCTCTCCGACGAGGCGGCCGGTCAGTGGACGGTGCTCACGGGGTGCCGCAAGGGCGCCGTACGCCAGGCCCTCGCCGACCGCGGCGTCGAGGCAGCCGTCCGCGAGGTCGAGCAGCTCAAGGACGCCTTCGGCGCCGACCGCGTGCTCGTCGAGCTCACCGACCACGGCGACCCGCGCGACAGCCACCGCAACGACCAGCTCGCCCAGGTGGCTCAGCTGGCCGGCGTCCCCGTCGTCGCCACCAACACCGTCCACTACGCCACACCCGACCGATTCCCTTTGGCCACAGCGGTTTCGGCCGTACGAGCACGCCGCAGCCTCGAAGACCTCGACGGCTGGCTGCCCGCCTCCTCACAGGCTCACGTGCGCAGCGGCGCCGAGATGGCACGCCGGTTCGCACGTTTTCCGGGAGCGGTCGAGCTCACCGTCGACGTCGCCCAGGACTGCGGCTTCCCGTTGCGCTCGGCCTCACCGCGCCTGCCCAAGGTCGACCTGCCCGACGGCCGTACGCCGATGAGCTGGCTGCGCGAGCTCGTCGAGACCCGCGGCCCGGAGTTCTACCCGCGCGACAACACCGCCGCGTGGGAGCGCATCGAGCGCGAGCTGAGGGTCATCGAGGAGAAGGACTTCCCGGGCTACTTCCTCATCGTCCACGACATCGTGACGTTCGCCCGCGAGCACGGAATCCTGTACCAGGGGAGAGGATCCGCGGCTGCGTCCGTCGTCTGCTACATCCTCGGCATCACCGTCATCGACTCGATCCACTACGGCCTGCCGTTCGAGCGCTTCCTGTCCGAGCTGCGTGAGGAGGCCCCCGACATCGACGTCGACTTCGACTCCGGCCGCCGCGAGGAGGTCATCCAGTACGTCTACGCGAAGTACGGCCGGCGCCAGGCCGCCCAGGTCGCCAACGTCATCACCTACCGTCCCAAGAACGCCGTCCGCGACATGGCCAAGGCGCTCGGTCACAGCCAGGGCCAGCAGGACGCGTACACCAAGCAGGTCGAGCGCTGGGGTGCCGACGTCAGCAGCCAGGACCACGAGATCCCTTCGGACGTCATCGGACTCGCATCGCAGGTGCTGAGCTTTCCTCGCCACCTCGGCATCCACTCCGGCGGCATGGTGCTCACCGAGCGGCCCGTCGGCGAGGTCTGCCCCATCGAGCACGCGCGCATGGAGGACCGCACCGTCCTGCAGTGGGACAAGGACGACTGCGCCTGGATGGGCCTGGTCAAGTTCGACCTGCTCGGGCTCGGCATGCTGCAGGCGCTGCAGCACACGTTCGACATGATCGCGGTGCACCTGGGTGAGAAGTGGCGCATCGAGACGATCCCCAAGGCCGAGCCCGGCGTCTACGACATGCTCGACCGGGCCGACTCGATCGGGGTGTTCCAGGTCGAGAGCCGCGCTCAGATGGGCACGCTCCCCCGGTTGAAGCCGCGCAGCTTCTACGACCTCACCATCGAGATCGCGCTCATCCGCCCCGGCCCGATCCAGGGAGGGGCGGTGCACCCGTACATCCGCCGGCGCACCGGCGAGGAGCCCATCACCTATCCGCACCCGCTGCTCGAGCCCGTCCTGCGTCGCACCAAGGGGGTGCCGCTGTTCCAGGAGCAGCTGATGCAGATGGCGGTCGTGGTCGGCAACTTCTCACCCGCCGACGCCGACGCCCTGCGCCGCGCGATGGGGTCCAAGCGCGGCGTCGAGAAGATCGACGCGCTGCGCGAAAAGCTCTACGCCGGAATGGCTTCCAACGGCATCGAGGGCCGGCTGGCCGACGAGATCTACCACCGCATCGAGGCGTTCGCCAACTTCGGCTTCGCCGAGTCGCACGCCCTCAGCTTCGCCGTGCTCGTCTACGCCAGCTCGTGGCTCAAGCTGCACTACCCCGCGGCGTTCCTCGCGGCGCTGCTGCGGTCGCAGCCGATGGGGTTCTACTCGGGGCAGACGTTGGTGGGCGACGCGCGCCGGCACGGTGTCGTCGTACGCCCGCCCGACCTCTCCCTGTCCGGCGTGCACGCCGACCTCGAGCTGCTCACCCCTGACACGGTGCCCGAGCCCAGCGGTCGCGACGACTGCCTGCTCGACCGGGTCGAGGACGACATCCCGCCGTTCGACCCGAGCGCACCCGACGACACCGCCGCTCACCGGCGCGACGAGCCGTACGCCGTACGCCTGGGCCTGGCCGACATCAGCAGGCTCGGTGAGCGCACGGCCGAGCGCATCGTGGCCGCCCGCGAGCGCGACGGCGAGTTCACCGACCTGGCCGACCTCGCGCGCCGGGCCGAGCTCGACACCGAACAGCTCGAGGCGTTGTCGATGTCAGGCGCGCTCGACGGCCTCGCCGGCTCACGCCGCAACGCCCTGTGGCAGTCGGGTGAGGCCGCGGCCGCCCGACCGGGTCAGCTCGACGTGCCGGTCGCGTACCAACCGCCGCTGCTGCCGCTCATGACACCCGGCGAGACCCTCGTGCAGGACCTGCAGTCGACCGGCATCAGTCCCGAGGACCACCCGATGCGCCACTGTCGCGACCTGCTCACGGCTCGTGGGGTGCTGAGCATCGAGGCGACGATGTCGGCCGAGTCGGGGCGCCGGTTCGAGGTGGGCGGTGTCGTCACCCACCGGCAGCGTCCGGCGACGGCGAGCGGCATCACGTTCGTCAACCTCGAGGACGAAACCGGCATCCTGAATGTCGTTGTCAGCAAAGGGGTCTGGCACCGCTACCGACGGATCGCCCGCACCTCGAAGGCGATGGTGATCCGCGGCATCGTCGAACGCTCCGAGGAGGGCGTCGTCAACCTGCTCGCCGACCGCATCGAGCACCTGCCGCTCACGGTACAGATGCGTTCGCGCGACTTCCGCTGA
- a CDS encoding GuaB3 family IMP dehydrogenase-related protein encodes MTEIEIGRGKRGRRAYSFDDIAVVPSRRTRDPEEVSTGWQIDAYHFELPVMAAPMDSVMSPQTAIAFGQLGGLPVLDLEGLWTRYETPEPLLAEIAGLDPANATARMREIYAEPINPELITLRLKEIRDAGITVAGALSPQRTQEHWKTVVDAGVDLFVIRGTTVSAEHVSGKAEPLNLKRFIYELDVPVIVGGAGTYTAALHLMRTGAAGVLVGFGGGAAHTTRQTLGLHAPMASAVADVAAARRDYMDESGGRYVHVIADGGMGRSGDVVKAVACGADAVMLGAALARASDAPGRGFHWGSEAHHHDLPRGERVEVGTVGTLQEILNGPGRGADGTTNMLGALRRAMATTGYSDLKEFQRVEVVVAPYQRS; translated from the coding sequence GTGACTGAGATCGAGATCGGCAGAGGCAAGCGCGGCCGTCGCGCGTACTCCTTCGACGACATCGCGGTGGTGCCTTCGCGCCGGACCCGTGACCCGGAGGAGGTCTCGACCGGCTGGCAGATCGACGCCTACCACTTCGAGCTGCCCGTGATGGCCGCCCCGATGGACTCGGTGATGTCGCCGCAGACCGCGATCGCGTTCGGTCAGCTCGGTGGCCTGCCCGTGCTCGACCTCGAGGGCCTGTGGACCCGCTACGAGACGCCCGAGCCGCTGCTCGCCGAGATCGCCGGTCTCGACCCGGCCAACGCCACCGCGCGGATGCGTGAGATCTATGCCGAGCCGATCAATCCTGAGCTGATCACGTTGCGGCTCAAGGAGATTCGCGACGCCGGCATCACCGTCGCCGGTGCTCTGAGCCCGCAGCGCACCCAGGAGCACTGGAAGACCGTCGTCGACGCGGGCGTCGACCTGTTCGTCATCCGCGGTACGACGGTGAGCGCCGAGCACGTGTCCGGCAAGGCCGAGCCGCTCAACCTCAAGCGCTTCATCTACGAGCTCGACGTGCCGGTGATCGTCGGTGGCGCCGGCACCTACACCGCGGCCCTGCACCTCATGCGTACGGGAGCGGCCGGCGTTCTCGTCGGGTTCGGCGGGGGAGCGGCGCACACCACGCGCCAGACGCTCGGCCTCCACGCGCCGATGGCGAGTGCGGTGGCCGATGTCGCGGCCGCGCGTCGTGACTACATGGACGAGTCCGGCGGCCGCTACGTCCACGTCATCGCCGATGGCGGGATGGGCCGGTCCGGCGACGTCGTGAAGGCTGTCGCGTGCGGTGCCGACGCCGTGATGCTCGGTGCGGCACTGGCGCGCGCGAGTGACGCACCGGGCCGCGGGTTCCACTGGGGCTCCGAGGCGCACCACCACGACCTGCCCCGAGGTGAGCGGGTCGAGGTCGGCACGGTCGGCACCCTGCAGGAGATCCTCAACGGACCGGGCCGGGGCGCCGACGGCACCACCAACATGCTCGGGGCGCTGCGTCGTGCGATGGCGACGACCGGCTACTCCGACCTCAAGGAGTTCCAGCGCGTCGAGGTCGTCGTCGCGCCGTACCAGCGCTCCTGA
- a CDS encoding DNA polymerase Y family protein: protein MSGEEDAAKAGGEGRAPGRSGALRVLLVWCPDWSIGAVQRAQGFDPDEQLALVDRGIVVACSATAREEGVEPGLRVRQAQHRCPDMTVLPHDPALELHEFEPVMRAIEDKIPGVHLVRPGLAAVRSKGASRFYGSDRAAAQTLLTHLRSYVDHDVRVAVADGLFAAEQAAYTTSIESPVAHLAPRESATFLAHLPISALEHEISSPRMLNVLRRMGIRTLGDLATLPRPDVHSRFGAAGLRAHQLAQGADAPALDPRRVPRDLTAATTFEPGTDQVEHIVATCSPSVDDLMASLTSDALLCNGIRVVIHTDDGRVSRRVWRHPWHFTAAEVLDRVRWQLDDLSADSECDDLTGEFLTRMITSVHVEPESVDSAAHHAPGLWGDRPDEHVVQTLTGLQHQLGHEGVLVSAVSGGRLLDERRVLRPWGDALPVPRERRLEQPWPGTVPGPPPATVFAEARPVQVLTDDRAGVVVDDRGEVSAAPTVLASDGPQRITAWAGPWPVQQRWWRGGAAYHRFQVVDAGGRAWLLLTDGRRWWAEARYD, encoded by the coding sequence ATGAGCGGCGAGGAGGATGCAGCGAAGGCTGGGGGCGAGGGACGAGCACCCGGCCGCAGCGGGGCACTGCGAGTGCTGCTGGTGTGGTGCCCCGACTGGTCGATCGGGGCGGTTCAGCGGGCGCAGGGGTTCGACCCCGACGAGCAGCTCGCCCTCGTCGACCGCGGCATCGTCGTCGCCTGCTCGGCCACCGCTCGCGAGGAGGGCGTCGAGCCCGGGCTGCGTGTGCGTCAGGCGCAGCACCGCTGCCCCGACATGACTGTGCTGCCTCATGATCCGGCGCTCGAGCTGCACGAGTTCGAGCCGGTGATGCGGGCGATCGAGGACAAGATCCCGGGCGTCCACCTGGTCCGGCCCGGCCTCGCCGCGGTGCGGTCCAAAGGCGCCAGCCGGTTCTACGGCAGCGACCGCGCAGCCGCGCAGACGCTGCTCACCCACCTGCGCTCGTACGTCGACCACGACGTCCGGGTCGCCGTCGCCGACGGCCTGTTCGCGGCCGAGCAGGCGGCGTACACCACGAGCATCGAGTCGCCGGTCGCCCACCTCGCACCGCGCGAGTCGGCGACCTTCCTGGCCCACCTGCCGATCAGTGCGCTCGAGCACGAGATCAGCAGCCCGCGCATGCTGAACGTCCTGCGGCGCATGGGAATTCGCACGCTCGGCGACCTGGCCACGCTCCCCCGCCCCGACGTGCACTCACGCTTCGGAGCCGCCGGGCTGCGGGCTCACCAGCTGGCTCAGGGGGCCGACGCGCCGGCCCTCGACCCGCGCCGGGTGCCACGCGACCTCACCGCTGCGACCACCTTCGAGCCGGGCACCGACCAGGTCGAGCACATCGTCGCGACGTGCTCACCGAGCGTCGACGACCTGATGGCGTCGCTCACCTCTGATGCCTTGCTGTGCAACGGGATTCGCGTCGTCATCCACACCGACGACGGCCGCGTCAGCCGACGGGTGTGGCGTCACCCGTGGCACTTCACCGCCGCCGAGGTGCTCGACCGGGTGCGCTGGCAGCTCGACGACCTGTCGGCCGACAGCGAGTGCGACGACCTCACCGGCGAGTTCCTCACCCGCATGATCACCTCGGTCCACGTCGAGCCCGAGTCCGTCGACTCCGCAGCCCATCACGCACCCGGGCTGTGGGGCGACCGCCCTGACGAGCACGTCGTGCAGACCCTCACCGGCCTGCAGCACCAGCTCGGTCACGAGGGCGTCCTCGTGTCGGCGGTCAGCGGAGGCCGCCTGCTCGACGAGCGTCGAGTGCTGCGGCCGTGGGGCGACGCGCTGCCCGTCCCGCGCGAACGCCGGCTCGAGCAGCCCTGGCCGGGCACCGTTCCCGGGCCACCGCCCGCGACGGTGTTCGCCGAGGCACGCCCGGTGCAGGTGCTCACCGACGACCGTGCCGGTGTCGTCGTCGACGACCGCGGCGAGGTCAGTGCTGCCCCCACTGTGCTCGCCAGCGACGGCCCGCAGCGCATCACCGCATGGGCCGGGCCCTGGCCGGTGCAGCAGCGGTGGTGGCGCGGCGGGGCGGCGTACCACCGGTTCCAGGTCGTCGACGCCGGCGGGCGGGCGTGGCTGCTGCTGACCGACGGCCGCCGATGGTGGGCGGAGGCTCGCTATGACTGA
- a CDS encoding PIN domain-containing protein, which translates to MSDGSLDANVLLRALIDDIPDQGRAARDLIRAGSQWFVDDVAVIEVVFVLGRAYGLDRSQQREATMGVLRQPSISASLDLFEDVFDLYVGHPKLSIQDCYLVVAAGQRRRAPLHTFDRKLANQTDAVLVTLPGSPPKPKPAR; encoded by the coding sequence GTGAGCGACGGCTCGCTCGACGCCAACGTGCTGCTTCGAGCCCTGATCGACGACATCCCCGATCAGGGTCGCGCCGCCCGCGACCTGATCCGCGCAGGGTCGCAGTGGTTCGTGGATGACGTCGCCGTGATCGAGGTCGTCTTCGTCCTCGGCCGCGCATACGGCCTCGACAGGTCACAGCAGCGCGAGGCGACGATGGGCGTGCTGAGGCAGCCGTCGATCTCCGCGAGCCTGGACCTGTTCGAGGACGTCTTCGATCTGTACGTGGGACACCCCAAGCTGTCGATCCAGGACTGCTATCTCGTCGTTGCCGCCGGGCAGCGGCGCCGTGCGCCGCTCCACACGTTCGACCGCAAGCTCGCCAACCAGACCGACGCGGTGCTCGTGACGTTGCCGGGGTCGCCGCCGAAGCCGAAGCCCGCCCGGTGA
- a CDS encoding AbrB/MazE/SpoVT family DNA-binding domain-containing protein has product MHATVTISTKGQLTVPAAIRERLRIRDGDRLSVTVDEGGDSMRIERVPDLDELSTKFTALAAQVDPVRSVGDYMAEHWDPEA; this is encoded by the coding sequence ATGCATGCAACGGTCACGATCAGCACCAAGGGCCAGCTCACTGTGCCTGCGGCGATCCGCGAAAGGCTGCGGATCCGCGACGGGGACCGCTTGTCGGTGACCGTCGACGAGGGCGGTGACTCGATGCGCATTGAGCGGGTCCCTGACCTCGACGAGCTGTCCACGAAGTTCACGGCGCTCGCAGCACAGGTGGATCCCGTGCGCAGCGTGGGCGACTACATGGCCGAGCACTGGGACCCCGAGGCGTGA
- a CDS encoding succinic semialdehyde dehydrogenase: MTDSLVAPTAPAAPKPSPAPYVVPAGLADRLARRVVAPARAETQACVTPLTGGHLADLPVSTIDSVDHAYRTAREAQTRWAAQPVADRAKVLLRLHDLVLRHRDELLDLIQLESGKTRRQAFEEVMDVAGVCRHYARKADDYLKPRKRLGALPVLTQTVELRHPKGVVGVVAPWNYPLSMSVTDLIPAILAGNAVVVRPDEKSALTALRSFELLDQAGVPEGLVQVVLGDGPTVGKAVLDRADYVMFTGSTKTGRGVARDAGERLVGASLELGGKNPMYVAADANLKAAADAAVRSVFSSAGQLCISIERLIVHEAVADEFTALFVKRVRSMKIGPELGWGNDMGSLISQQQLDTVVAHVEDARSKGATVLAGGRARPEIGPYFYEPTVLEGVTAVMKCRDEETFGPLVSIYRVATDDEAVELANDTTYGLNASVFTRDTARGRALAARIKAGTVNVNEGYAAAWGSNGAPMGGMRQSGLGRRHGAEGIHKYTEAQTVAVQHLVPIAPPKGVPEKAWAGAMALGLKAMKAGRIS, encoded by the coding sequence ATGACCGACTCGCTCGTCGCCCCGACCGCGCCCGCAGCTCCGAAGCCGTCGCCCGCGCCGTACGTCGTCCCCGCTGGTCTCGCAGACCGCCTCGCGCGCCGCGTCGTCGCGCCGGCCCGGGCCGAGACCCAGGCCTGCGTCACCCCGCTCACGGGTGGCCACCTCGCTGACCTGCCGGTCAGCACCATCGACAGCGTCGACCACGCCTACCGCACGGCGCGCGAGGCGCAGACGCGCTGGGCCGCCCAGCCGGTCGCCGACCGGGCCAAGGTGCTGCTGCGCCTGCACGACCTGGTGCTGCGCCACCGCGACGAGCTGCTCGACCTCATCCAGCTGGAGTCGGGCAAGACCCGCCGCCAGGCCTTCGAGGAGGTCATGGACGTCGCGGGCGTGTGCCGCCACTACGCGCGCAAGGCCGACGACTACCTCAAGCCGCGCAAGCGCCTGGGTGCGCTGCCCGTGCTCACGCAGACCGTCGAGCTGCGCCACCCCAAGGGCGTCGTCGGCGTCGTCGCGCCGTGGAACTACCCGCTGTCGATGTCGGTCACCGACCTGATCCCTGCGATCCTCGCCGGCAACGCCGTCGTCGTACGCCCCGACGAGAAGTCCGCGCTCACCGCGCTGCGCTCGTTCGAGCTGCTCGACCAGGCCGGCGTGCCCGAGGGCCTCGTGCAGGTCGTCCTCGGTGACGGCCCGACCGTCGGCAAGGCGGTCCTCGACCGCGCCGACTACGTCATGTTCACCGGCTCCACCAAGACCGGTCGGGGCGTCGCCCGCGACGCCGGCGAGCGCCTCGTGGGGGCATCGCTCGAGCTGGGCGGCAAGAACCCGATGTACGTCGCCGCCGACGCCAACCTCAAGGCTGCTGCCGACGCCGCGGTGCGCTCGGTGTTCTCCTCGGCCGGCCAGCTGTGCATCTCCATCGAGCGACTGATCGTCCACGAGGCGGTGGCCGACGAGTTCACCGCGCTGTTCGTCAAGCGCGTCCGCAGCATGAAGATCGGCCCCGAGCTCGGCTGGGGCAACGACATGGGTTCGCTCATCTCGCAGCAGCAGCTCGACACCGTCGTCGCGCATGTCGAGGACGCCCGCAGCAAGGGCGCGACCGTGCTCGCGGGCGGCCGAGCCCGGCCCGAGATCGGCCCGTACTTCTACGAGCCGACCGTCCTCGAGGGCGTGACCGCTGTGATGAAGTGCCGCGACGAGGAGACGTTCGGCCCGCTCGTGTCGATCTACCGCGTCGCCACCGACGACGAGGCCGTCGAGCTCGCCAACGACACGACGTACGGCCTCAACGCCTCGGTCTTCACCCGCGACACCGCGCGCGGTCGGGCGCTCGCCGCACGCATCAAGGCCGGCACGGTCAACGTCAACGAGGGCTACGCCGCAGCCTGGGGCAGCAACGGCGCCCCGATGGGCGGTATGCGTCAGTCCGGCCTCGGTCGTCGCCACGGCGCTGAGGGCATCCACAAGTACACCGAGGCGCAGACCGTCGCGGTCCAGCACCTCGTCCCGATCGCCCCGCCCAAGGGCGTCCCCGAGAAGGCCTGGGCCGGCGCGATGGCGCTCGGTCTCAAGGCCATGAAGGCAGGTCGCATCTCGTGA